In Puntigrus tetrazona isolate hp1 chromosome 18, ASM1883169v1, whole genome shotgun sequence, one genomic interval encodes:
- the LOC122362547 gene encoding gastrula zinc finger protein XlCGF57.1-like isoform X1 — protein MSDVVLKTEVKEESEDAGYEEAHRTKTVDAKVFRDKETNLMEIKEESEELNEVEEKRQNPNHFTTGVNGLKIEKNFSETKTEAIKSFTCPQCGKHFSSKGNLNVHLKIHTGEKPFTCCQCGKNFATKGNLNVHIRIHTGEKPFTCLQCGKSFPFKGRLNTHVRIHTGEKPFTCPHCGRSYQCKTYLNRHMKIHEAQNPFTCPQCGKTFTMKEGLKRHTRIHAGAKSFTCPHCGKTFTHKRNLQSHVKIHDGDRSPLCVEKGDRFGTRDTKGNIERTPFACPQCGRSFKDKENYNAHFKIHIGEELLGCNRCGKSFPCEEYLSRHMQVHGEQPFACSQCGSCFADRRSLKKHARTHAGEKPFTCSQCGRSFTRKEAFNVHERAHNGEKPFRCLQCGKSYPYDRCLKRHVKTHAKEKPFTCSLCGRTFTEKGSLKVHMTIHTGEKPFGCSQCGKRFRRKGGLNEHMRIHTGEKPYTCLQCGKAFAVKGGYNLHMRTHTGEKPYACHLCGKSFVLKAILHMHVRVHTGERPFVCVHCGKRFRRKVNLNLHTRLHTGERPFACRHCGNTFTWAKSLKQHVSRFCKVVRRR, from the exons ATGTCAGACGTCGTTTTGAAAACGGAggttaaagaggagagtgaagacgCGGGGTACGAAGAAGCGCACAGAACCAAGACTGTAGATGCAAAAGTGTTCAGAGATAAAGAAACAA ATCTTATGGAAATCAAAGAGGAAAGTGAAGAGCTGAACGAAGTGGAGGAGAAGCGTCAGAATCCTAATCACTTCACAACTGGAGTAAATGGtttgaaaattgaaaagaaTTTCTCAGAAACAAAGACAGAAGCCATAAAATCTTTCACCtgccctcagtgtggaaagCATTTCTCCTCTAAAGGAAACCTTAATGTGCACCTCAAAATCCACAcgggagagaagcctttcaccTGCTGTCAGTGTGGGAAGAATTTTGCCACTAAAGGAAATCTTAATGTACACATAAGAATCCACAcgggagagaagcctttcacctgccttcagtgtggaaagagtttcccGTTTAAAGGAAGGCTTAATACGCACGTAAGAattcacactggagaaaaaccttTCACCTGTCCTCATTGTGGAAGGAGTTACCAGTGTAAAACATACCTTAATAGGCACATGAAAATTCACGAAGCCCAGAACCCTTTCACCTGTCCTCAGTGTGGAAAAACATTCACGATGAAAGAAGGCTTGAAACGTCACACGAGAATTCACGCGGGAGCCAAATCTTTCACCTGTCCTCACTGCGGGAAGACTTTTACGCATAAGAGAAACCTTCAATCGCACGTAAAGATTCACGATGGAGATCGATCTCCGCTGTGCGTCGAGAAAGGCGATCGTTTCGGTACGCGCGACACGAAAGGAAATATCGAAAGGACACCTTTCGCTTGCCCTCAATGTGGCAGGAGTttcaaagacaaagaaaactataatgCCCACTTCAAAATTCACATCGGAGAAGAGCTTCTCGGATGCAACCGCTGTGGGAAGAGTTTCCCGTGTGAAGAGTATCTCAGCAGACACATGCAAGTCCACGGAGAACAGCCTTTCGCTTGCTCTCAGTGCGGAAGTTGTTTCGCAGACAGAAGAAGCCTTAAGAAACACGCGAGGACTCACGCTGGAGAAAAACCTTTCACGTGTTCTCAGTGCGGGAGGAGTTTTACGCGTAAAGAAGCTTTTAATGTGCACGAACGAGCTCATAACGGAGAAAAGCCTTTTAGATGCCttcagtgcggaaagagttaCCCGTATGACCGATGTCTTAAGAGGCACGTCAAAACTCACGCCAAGGAGAAGCCTTTCACCTGCTCTCTGTGTGGGAGAACATTCACGGAGAAAGGAAGCCTTAAGGTTCACATGacgatccacaccggagagaaacctttcGGGTGCTCGCAGTGTGGGAAGAGGTTTAGACGTAAAGGAGGACTTAATGagcacatgagaattcacaccggagagaagccgtacaCGTGCCTCCAGTGCGGAAAGGCTTTCGCCGTTAAAGGAGGATATAATTTGCACATGAGAACTCACACTGGAGAAAAGCCCTACGCCTGTCATctgtgtgggaagagtttcgtACTAAAAGCGATACTTCATATGCACGTGcgagttcacaccggagagaggcCTTTCGTGTGCGTTCACTGCGGGAAAAGATTCCGGCGGAAAGTTAACCTTAATCTGCACACCAGGCTTCACACTGGAGAGAGGCCTTTCGCGTGCCGGCACTGTGGGAATACTTTCACGTGGGCAAAAAGTCTCAAACAACACGTATCGCGCTTCTGTAAGGTTGTTCGGCGCCGATAA
- the LOC122362547 gene encoding gastrula zinc finger protein XlCGF57.1-like isoform X2 encodes MEIKEESEELNEVEEKRQNPNHFTTGVNGLKIEKNFSETKTEAIKSFTCPQCGKHFSSKGNLNVHLKIHTGEKPFTCCQCGKNFATKGNLNVHIRIHTGEKPFTCLQCGKSFPFKGRLNTHVRIHTGEKPFTCPHCGRSYQCKTYLNRHMKIHEAQNPFTCPQCGKTFTMKEGLKRHTRIHAGAKSFTCPHCGKTFTHKRNLQSHVKIHDGDRSPLCVEKGDRFGTRDTKGNIERTPFACPQCGRSFKDKENYNAHFKIHIGEELLGCNRCGKSFPCEEYLSRHMQVHGEQPFACSQCGSCFADRRSLKKHARTHAGEKPFTCSQCGRSFTRKEAFNVHERAHNGEKPFRCLQCGKSYPYDRCLKRHVKTHAKEKPFTCSLCGRTFTEKGSLKVHMTIHTGEKPFGCSQCGKRFRRKGGLNEHMRIHTGEKPYTCLQCGKAFAVKGGYNLHMRTHTGEKPYACHLCGKSFVLKAILHMHVRVHTGERPFVCVHCGKRFRRKVNLNLHTRLHTGERPFACRHCGNTFTWAKSLKQHVSRFCKVVRRR; translated from the coding sequence ATGGAAATCAAAGAGGAAAGTGAAGAGCTGAACGAAGTGGAGGAGAAGCGTCAGAATCCTAATCACTTCACAACTGGAGTAAATGGtttgaaaattgaaaagaaTTTCTCAGAAACAAAGACAGAAGCCATAAAATCTTTCACCtgccctcagtgtggaaagCATTTCTCCTCTAAAGGAAACCTTAATGTGCACCTCAAAATCCACAcgggagagaagcctttcaccTGCTGTCAGTGTGGGAAGAATTTTGCCACTAAAGGAAATCTTAATGTACACATAAGAATCCACAcgggagagaagcctttcacctgccttcagtgtggaaagagtttcccGTTTAAAGGAAGGCTTAATACGCACGTAAGAattcacactggagaaaaaccttTCACCTGTCCTCATTGTGGAAGGAGTTACCAGTGTAAAACATACCTTAATAGGCACATGAAAATTCACGAAGCCCAGAACCCTTTCACCTGTCCTCAGTGTGGAAAAACATTCACGATGAAAGAAGGCTTGAAACGTCACACGAGAATTCACGCGGGAGCCAAATCTTTCACCTGTCCTCACTGCGGGAAGACTTTTACGCATAAGAGAAACCTTCAATCGCACGTAAAGATTCACGATGGAGATCGATCTCCGCTGTGCGTCGAGAAAGGCGATCGTTTCGGTACGCGCGACACGAAAGGAAATATCGAAAGGACACCTTTCGCTTGCCCTCAATGTGGCAGGAGTttcaaagacaaagaaaactataatgCCCACTTCAAAATTCACATCGGAGAAGAGCTTCTCGGATGCAACCGCTGTGGGAAGAGTTTCCCGTGTGAAGAGTATCTCAGCAGACACATGCAAGTCCACGGAGAACAGCCTTTCGCTTGCTCTCAGTGCGGAAGTTGTTTCGCAGACAGAAGAAGCCTTAAGAAACACGCGAGGACTCACGCTGGAGAAAAACCTTTCACGTGTTCTCAGTGCGGGAGGAGTTTTACGCGTAAAGAAGCTTTTAATGTGCACGAACGAGCTCATAACGGAGAAAAGCCTTTTAGATGCCttcagtgcggaaagagttaCCCGTATGACCGATGTCTTAAGAGGCACGTCAAAACTCACGCCAAGGAGAAGCCTTTCACCTGCTCTCTGTGTGGGAGAACATTCACGGAGAAAGGAAGCCTTAAGGTTCACATGacgatccacaccggagagaaacctttcGGGTGCTCGCAGTGTGGGAAGAGGTTTAGACGTAAAGGAGGACTTAATGagcacatgagaattcacaccggagagaagccgtacaCGTGCCTCCAGTGCGGAAAGGCTTTCGCCGTTAAAGGAGGATATAATTTGCACATGAGAACTCACACTGGAGAAAAGCCCTACGCCTGTCATctgtgtgggaagagtttcgtACTAAAAGCGATACTTCATATGCACGTGcgagttcacaccggagagaggcCTTTCGTGTGCGTTCACTGCGGGAAAAGATTCCGGCGGAAAGTTAACCTTAATCTGCACACCAGGCTTCACACTGGAGAGAGGCCTTTCGCGTGCCGGCACTGTGGGAATACTTTCACGTGGGCAAAAAGTCTCAAACAACACGTATCGCGCTTCTGTAAGGTTGTTCGGCGCCGATAA